ATGGAGGTTTGTTTGGTACAGCACATCCTCTGATGATAATAACTTTCATCATTTATGAGCAGAAGTTTATTTTCTAGTGAACTAAAACGGTTCCTCCTAAAGAGGtttccctgttttcttctgggCCGATTTATACAGCCTGAGATCTCAGTTGAAATTTCTCTTGcgctttttcctctccttttttttttaatcaacccTGCCATCCAAAGAGGTTTCCTCTGCTGGAACCCTTCAAAAACTGCTCAGACCATTTACCACTTTCACAGGCAGTAGCTCtacaaaagtgaagaaaaatcgAAGTAACTACCTATGATAACAAAGTTAAATGCAGGTTTAAGTGTTTGTGAACTGCGACTGACTGAAAGGGTGCCAGACATTTTGCAAATATACACAAAAAGACAGGCCCCTGCTCTAATCGCCttataaattaaaaggaaagtaCATTGGCAAGAGCAGAAGAGATGATATGTCACGCTTTAAATAGTTTATAGGGAGCTGGAGGATTGCTGTTTATTTGGTGATgttgggaaaatatttaatgtgctTTGGTTAAACTCTTTATAGAAATGCTTCTCCTCCCCCAGTTTTCTTTCCCAATGACTCTTGGAGATTAAAAACAGCAAGTTTTGAGTAGATGGAAAATGgagaaatgtatttctaaatCGACAAAACCGCGAGTAAATCTTTATAGATACTTTTTATGTGAGTCAGGCTTTCTAAAGTAATTATCGTAATATAAGAAAGGACCAGCGCTTCGCCGCCCCTGCGACGGCGAGCCAGGGTCGCAGCTGGTGTAAATTGAGATACCTCCTATCTGGTATGCATTGCTGTGAAGGGGGTGCGCCGTGGTCCCCCATTGCAGGTTCCCGGGGCTCCCGGGGCCCGGCGCTCCCCGCACCTCCGCTGCTGCCCCGGTGCTCCCAGACAGCCAAAGCTTTTTGGCGTTTAAAAGGCTTCTATAGCAAACccaagatttatttaaaaaaaaaaaaaaaaaaaaaaaaaaccacacgaaagaaaaaaaacaccaccaaacccccaaaaaccccaaaccggTGTATTTTCAGATTCGACTtgccattgctgcagccagatGCAAAGTGGGGTGCAATTGTTTTTCCGAGGCCACAGGATCGGGGCTGGTTCCAGGTGTCGGTCTGGAAAGCTGAGATAGGTAAGTGAATATTTCCTTTAGCGCCGTCTTCCCAGAATCTGGAAGTTGACCCTGGCAGCTGGGAGACTTTTTGCCcctttccctgctgtgctgtgttGTTGGTGATATCTCCGCAGATATGTGACTTAGCCGCATCCGGAGTTTGCATTCGAAGCAGAGACTAATTGTGAAGAACTTTTCAGAATAAACACATTTATCCTCTAAAGCAGTTTGTttgtaaggaggaaaaaaaaaaaaaaaaggaggttaaGCGAGAtaatgtgttttctgtcttgtcTTTAACTACATAACGCACCAGAGTTTCGTTTTAAAATAGAGCCATCCTTCCTGGAGGTGCGATGCAAAATTTCGGCCTTCAACCGCAACACTGATTTGAGCAACAAATGCCCCTGAAGCCTTGCTGACATCTTCTGAtaatacagagggaaaaaaattataaaacaacGAGATGATTCAGAAATTCGTGTCCCTCTTTCGGAGGTGACCCCAAAACCGAGCAGCTTCTGAAGCGGAGGCTTCAGGTCCTGGGTCAGTTTTGAGCGTTGTTGCAAGCTGCGGCTGAAGTGTTTGCAGCCGCACACGAATTTCCAGGCTTAAATTGCCTTCTTCCTGTCCCGGGATGCCAGGGTTTTGCACAGCTGAAATTGCACAGTCCTTTCCCCCGGATCCTCTTACTTCTTCTAGCGCTCAAAGCCCCGCTGCTCCGGGCACCCCTTGGCTGCTTTTTGTCAGCCTACGCTGCGCTCGCAGCCTCTTCCGAGGCAGGTTATGAGCCCCGCTCCCCTCTCCGCCTTAGCGGGACGATTTCACGCCAAATCCTGGTTTGTGCATTCCCGGCTCACCCGTAGCAGAGCCAGAGGTATGTTTTATCCTTCCTCTGCCCCGTTACTGGTCGTTGCACGGTGACTCCGTGCCCCCGCTACCCCTGCGTGGCTAACGCGGGGCTGGTggcggggcagggctggtgACCCCACGGGGCGATGGGCTCGAAGCGTTTCGTGGGGCAGATTTCCACAGGAGACGGCGCTGCCCGTGGATTTCCCCCGGGCTTAAGGCCCGAGTGTTTCCACTTCGCGCGGGGCTCCGCCGAGCGCCGGGACTCGCCGTCGCGGTGGACACCAGCTCCGCTCCCTTCGCCTCCCGGGCCCCGGCCGGGGCGGACGAGGAGGGGGGGTAGCTCTGCACGGGTACCGGGAGGAGCGGGAGGGGGCTCCGGCCGCGGCGAGTCCTGCGGGACGGGACGGGGTTGCCGGTGCTCCGGAGCGCCCCTGGCCCGGCTGCCCGGCGCGGCCACGGCGCAGCGCTCGCCGCCCCTACTCGACCCCGGCCGGGCTCCCCGAGGGCGCGTCCCTGCCGGCTGGCGGCTCTTCCGTGCGGCTCCGGGATCCGGGAGCCCCCACTtgctccccgcagccccggcacctccgATCCCGGCGCGGGGGGTGTCCGCAGGTGGGTGCCgtctcccccccccctcccgcgCCGGGCCCCTCACCAGCAGATGGTGCTGCGGGCGCCCCATCTCTGGGGCTGCGGGGCCCCGACGGACCGCACCGGGCCCAGCTCAGCCCGGCCGCTGGCAGCCCTCCCTCACCGGGCCGGGCAGCGGTACCGGGAGCCTGCATGCCGCCTGGCCGGGGCGAAGAGGGAACCGGGGCCGGCCACGGCGGCGGTGGAGCGCCCAGGTAGGACGCGTTACGTGTCCCGGAGCTCGCTGACTGCCGGTGTGCGGGAGCCCGGCGCCAGCCCGGGAACCGGCTGCTGGCGAGAGAGGATGCCCGGCTCGGATGGACACTCCCTGAGATGGAACATCGCTCCCAGGATGCTCGGCAGCCCCCTCCGAGCCCGGGTGTCACAAGCCTACGCCCAGCGCCGAGAACCGTGGCCGCTTGCGCCTCTGCAGCGCGCCGAGCCCGGGCTGTACCGCAGGCAGCGACGGCGGGCTGGCCCCGGCGCGGGGGGCACCGTCGGTCCCATCGAACCGTGCTGTTCTTTGCACCCCTGGTGCGGGCGTTCCCGCACCTGGCGTTtttgctgcctcctctctcctttccccgCGGCAGATCGGACACCGCTGGGCCCCGAGGGCAACCGTCGGCCCCATCCCCCGGGCCCCGGTTCTCCGCGGCGTCCGAGCGGCCTTCGTGCTCCGGCCGGGCCGAGCCGGTGGCTCCGGGCGAATCGAGCGTGCCGTGTCGGGGCTCCGGGCCGCCGGTAGCGCCCAGCCCCGCTGTGCACGTCGGGTGCCGCGAAGCCCTcagcgcccggccccggggctctcgccccagccccgcggggcccggcccggctctccccgccggtagggctctttttttttttttttttggggggggtggggggggggtgagtacccccctttccccccagccctggctgcccccGCTGCCTTACCTCCTCGGCCGTCCCTGCAGCCGGCGACAAGCCAGGGCCgtgcggggcggccgccgcgcTCCGGGCCCGGTCCCGAGCTCCTCGGTGTCCCGgctccggcccggttttgctcGGTGCGGGAGCTCCTGCGGCGGAAAGCGGCCGCGGGTGGGCTGTGGAACCGGCGCAAAGCGAAAGCTCGGTGCTGGCGGGGCTGCGGCGGTCCGGCGGGCCCCGAGCCGAGGGGGTTAAACCAGGAGCCTCCCCTTACcttcaaaaagttaaaaatgtcTGGAGCCTGCATCTCTTAAAGGGGCGGTGCTGGCTGCAAGGAGTCTTGGCACCGGCTGCGAGAAAGGCTGGTCAGGGGCGTGAGTTCCCCTCCACCAGCACCAAAACATTGCAAAAAAAGGCAGAGCGCCCCACACTTTAGATAAGGACAATTAGCCATCAGCGAGCCCCTGCAGACAGCGAGTTAATTAGGGGTTTCCTGCTCTCCGGCATGCCctgtcccagctcctgctcccccgGGCTCTTAGCCCTGATGGCACCTGGGCTGGCTCTCATGGCCACCTTCTCGCTGCCCTCCCAGGCCGGGGACAGGAGAGCGCTGCCGGTGGAGAAACCTCCAGGTGTGAAGGGAAGAACTCTCATTCTCCTTGATGTCAACACCAAGAGCCCTGTCAGGATAATCAGTGAGaatttcctctccctgcagctggacCCCTCCATCATTCATGATGGCTGGCTCGATTTCTTAAGGTAAGGCAGGAGCCCCCTGGCGCCCTCCCCACGCCGCCCGCGGGGcgccccggcggccccgccgcccagccccgccgggCTCCGCGCTGCTGGCGGCGCTTGTTGTGACGGAGGGGAGCGAGGCCATGGTTTCCATTAAGATGCACATGTTTGCAACGGAGAAACCATTTCGGAGACTTATCAGTTATGACTGCAAAAATGTCGTGCTCCTCTCGCTCCAACGACCGCTCCTCTGCAAAAAGCACAATACGGGGCCGaggcagcacagggaaaaaaaaaaaaaacccaacaaccaaaaccaaacagcccagcagcaggaacGGGGCCGCctgccgagccgagccgagccttCCCCAGGTCCCGACGGGCGGAGAGCGGGGTGTCGGCCAGGTCTTCAGAGCCCTCCGCTCCCCGGACTTCCAGCCGGGcgcggggggctgcagctgcgcTGGGCTCCACCGGCGGTGCGGAGCGGCCGCGGCCTGGAGGCGCTGGGACGGCCAGAAagccctcctctccctgctgggTAAGTCGGGGAGGGAGAGCGGGTCCCCTCCGCACGCCCTCTCCGAGGGTCCCTGCGGCCGCCGTCTCCGGGGAAGGAGCGGGGCGAGGAGGCGGGAAGGCGCGGGAGAAGCGGAGCCGGGCCGGCTCCCGTTCCCTCCCCTCTCGGCTCCGCTCCCCGGCGGCTCGGCCCGCGGCACGGTCCCGCGTGGCGTGGCCGGGCTGTGCGGGTCTCTGACCGCTTCTGCCTCCAGGACGCCGCTGCACTTGtccggggggcgccggggcggggggacacgGATGGACAGACGGAGggacacacacccacacccacaccgAGCCGGGTCCCGCCGGCCTCCGGGCCACCATCGGCGGGGCGCGGAGGCCCCCGCTGGGCCCGCGCAAAGCCCCGCAGCCGGTGGTACCCGCACCGGGCGGGGCGGCAGGGCCGGGGAGAGCAGCGGCGGGCCCCggagccccgcggccgcccgTCCTCGCCGGTACCGGGGCAGGAAGGGCCCGGCCCGCGGCGCCCTCagcccctctctcctctccccagctcccGGCGGCTGGTGACCCTGGCGCGGGGCCTGGCCCCCGCCTTCCTGCGCTTCGCGGGCAAGAGGACGGACTTTCTCCAGTTCCACAACGTGAAGAACCCGGCCAAGAGCCGCGGCGGGCCTGGCCCCGACTACTACCTCAAGAACTACGAGGACGGTGAGctccggggccggggcggggggcgggcgcggcggcgAGGGGCTGCGGGCACCGGGCGGTCCCGCTCCGCCTGCCCTGCCGCGCCCTGCGCCCAGGCGGGGCCGCGCCGTCCCTGGGCACCGGGCAGGGCAGCCGCCCCCTTACCCGGGGGACCCGAGGAGCCCGGCGGATGTCGGCCCCCAGGAACAAAAGGCCGGCACCGGGGAGCGGGGCTTTTCGTATCCCACCCCCCTCACCCGCACCCCCTTCGCTCCCTAGCGGGCAGCACCGGCCCTAGAGGGGGCTTTGCCCCGGCTTCTGGCGGGCACAGGGCACCGCAGCGCCGGGATGCCTTTGCAGTACCGCCCAGTGGCTCTCGGGGCGGGAGAGCCCTGCTTTTCCCTCAGGACCCCGGCGTCGGTCCTCGTTTCTCCGCCCGCCGCAGCCCCTGGGCTCCCCGCCGGGGTCGGTGGCCGCCCGGTCGCCGcctgccgccccgccgccgctctgCCTGTCGGTGCCCGGGTCGCTCTGCCAGCCTCGGTCCTTCCTAAAGTCACCGCCTGGCCCCGGGCTTTCCGCGGCCCTACTCTCCTCCCAGTGCTCCTCAGCTCCGCCAGAGGCTCCCACCTTTTGCGGCCTTTAATTCACACAAAGAAACTTCGTAGAAAAGTCAGGGCCGAGTTTCCGTCCTAAGGCACTTATTTTAAGAAGTGGAATACTATGTCCGCATGCAAgaatttattgatttttctctcctgcttattttttttaacttttttccctaCTCAACGAATCCCCAAAATTAGCTGAAGATC
The genomic region above belongs to Phalacrocorax aristotelis chromosome 12, bGulAri2.1, whole genome shotgun sequence and contains:
- the HPSE2 gene encoding inactive heparanase-2 isoform X8; translation: MGSKRFVGQISTGDGAARGFPPGLRPECFHFARGSAERRDSPSRWTPAPLPSPPGPRPGRTRRGGSSARVPGGAGGGSGRGESCGTGRGCRCSGAPLARLPGAATAQRSPPLLDPGRAPRGRVPAGWRLFRAAPGSGSPHLLPAAPAPPIPARGVSAGGCRLPPPSRAGPLTSRWCCGRPISGAAGPRRTAPGPAQPGRWQPSLTGPGSGTGSLHAAWPGRRGNRGRPRRRWSAQAGDRRALPVEKPPGVKGRTLILLDVNTKSPVRIISENFLSLQLDPSIIHDGWLDFLSPAAGTGPPAEPSRAFPRSRRAESGVSARSSEPSAPRTSSRARGAAAALGSTGGAERPRPGGAGTARKPSSPCWLPAAGDPGAGPGPRLPALRGQEDGLSPVPQREEPGQEPRRAWPRLLPQELRGRSLDKLYNFADCSGLHLIFALNAVRRNPNNSWNSSNALSLLKYSASKKYNISWELGNEPNNYRTLIGRSVNGSQLGKDYIQLRSLLQLIRTYSRANLYGPNIGRPRKNVIALLEGFMKVAGSTVDAVTWQQ
- the HPSE2 gene encoding inactive heparanase-2 isoform X1, translated to MGSKRFVGQISTGDGAARGFPPGLRPECFHFARGSAERRDSPSRWTPAPLPSPPGPRPGRTRRGGSSARVPGGAGGGSGRGESCGTGRGCRCSGAPLARLPGAATAQRSPPLLDPGRAPRGRVPAGWRLFRAAPGSGSPHLLPAAPAPPIPARGVSAGGCRLPPPSRAGPLTSRWCCGRPISGAAGPRRTAPGPAQPGRWQPSLTGPGSGTGSLHAAWPGRRGNRGRPRRRWSAQAGDRRALPVEKPPGVKGRTLILLDVNTKSPVRIISENFLSLQLDPSIIHDGWLDFLSPAAGTGPPAEPSRAFPRSRRAESGVSARSSEPSAPRTSSRARGAAAALGSTGGAERPRPGGAGTARKPSSPCWLPAAGDPGAGPGPRLPALRGQEDGLSPVPQREEPGQEPRRAWPRLLPQELRGRSLDKLYNFADCSGLHLIFALNAVRRNPNNSWNSSNALSLLKYSASKKYNISWELGNEPNNYRTLIGRSVNGSQLGKDYIQLRSLLQLIRTYSRANLYGPNIGRPRKNVIALLEGFMKVAGSTVDAVTWQHYYIDGRVAKVTDFLKTRLLDTLSDQIRKIQKVVNTYTPGKKIWLEGVGATSAGGMNNLSDSYAAGFLWLNTLGLLASQGIDVVVRHSFLDHGHNHLVDQNFNPLPDYWLSLLYKRLIGPKVLAIHVAGLQRKPRPGRVIRDKLRIYAHCTSYHNHNYVRGSITLYIINLHRSRKKIKLAGTLRDKIVHQYLLQPYGKDGLHSKSVQLNGQPLAMVDDGTLPELKPRPLRAGRTLVIPPLTMSFYVVKNVNALACRYR